A genome region from Nitrosopumilus oxyclinae includes the following:
- a CDS encoding TrmB family transcriptional regulator: protein MAKETTQTSIFDSSPDSQMYEYKLSVEKVQTELLQYGLTSNQSKVFIYLGKYGSKTAPEVCKALKLPRTETYHLLSALQNKGVVSATFQHPIQFTALPLDKAIWILVNSEKERVKSLEQMEKGLSELWENIPAFDSIHDEVEEKFQMLQGSNQIHSKITEMTDSYNDEFLILGSEKDYLKLYHGDFLESFVKSKQQFRLLSACSEKTAYIFDDLERKNIKKLSKDIENHLCFILKDNGEMLFFTKNANSTEELFAMWTNSKSMVYSMKLLFESLWTNSKNIHL, encoded by the coding sequence ATGGCAAAAGAAACAACACAGACATCAATATTTGATTCATCACCTGACTCACAAATGTATGAGTACAAGTTATCTGTTGAAAAGGTTCAAACAGAACTATTACAATATGGTCTAACATCAAATCAAAGCAAGGTATTCATTTATCTTGGAAAATATGGTTCAAAAACTGCTCCTGAAGTATGCAAAGCACTCAAACTTCCTAGAACTGAAACATATCATTTGCTATCTGCATTACAGAATAAAGGAGTTGTTTCAGCAACATTTCAACACCCAATTCAATTTACTGCTTTACCTTTAGACAAAGCAATATGGATTTTAGTAAACTCTGAAAAAGAAAGAGTCAAATCATTAGAGCAGATGGAAAAAGGATTATCTGAATTATGGGAAAACATCCCGGCATTTGATTCAATTCATGATGAAGTTGAAGAGAAATTTCAAATGTTACAAGGATCAAACCAAATTCATTCTAAAATTACAGAAATGACTGATAGCTATAATGATGAATTTTTAATTTTAGGTTCTGAGAAAGATTATCTCAAACTGTATCACGGTGATTTTCTAGAATCATTTGTAAAATCAAAACAACAATTTAGATTACTCAGTGCGTGTTCTGAAAAAACCGCATACATCTTTGATGATTTAGAACGAAAGAATATCAAAAAACTTAGTAAAGATATTGAAAACCACCTATGTTTCATATTGAAAGATAATGGTGAGATGTTATTCTTTACAAAGAATGCAAATTCTACTGAAGAATTATTTGCAATGTGGACAAATTCAAAATCAATGGTATATTCGATGAAATTACTTTTCGAATCCCTTTGGACAAACTCAAAGAATATTCATTTGTAA
- a CDS encoding RAD55 family ATPase, translating into MDSTYSKVKTGIPGLDSVISGGLKPGRSVTVSGPPGSGKTTFGLQFLHSGANDFDEPGIYVTLSQNIEEVKNDCKSYGWDFDNLISQDKILMIDARPFKIQDELIGKDDSLYRGEQLPFEHLTKLILSSIKRVEAKRVVIDSVTILAMQYPDKFYMRQGLQGMVQALENFGVTSLILSEYHDNDEIPLEWFVTSGIIQLRHTRIEDTMERTIQVTKMRGIKHSEQIHPIDLNSDGLQLLHPRLMP; encoded by the coding sequence ATGGATTCAACATATTCTAAAGTAAAAACAGGAATTCCAGGATTAGATTCAGTAATATCTGGAGGGTTAAAACCTGGAAGATCAGTGACTGTTTCAGGACCACCTGGTAGTGGAAAGACCACATTTGGCTTACAATTCTTGCATTCGGGAGCAAATGACTTTGATGAACCTGGAATCTATGTAACTTTATCTCAAAATATTGAAGAGGTGAAAAATGATTGCAAGTCCTATGGGTGGGACTTTGATAATCTGATATCTCAAGATAAGATATTGATGATTGACGCCAGACCATTCAAAATTCAAGATGAGTTGATTGGTAAAGATGACTCATTATATCGTGGAGAGCAATTACCATTTGAACATTTAACAAAATTGATACTTAGTAGTATCAAACGAGTTGAAGCTAAAAGAGTAGTAATTGATTCAGTTACAATTCTTGCCATGCAATATCCTGATAAATTTTACATGAGACAAGGATTACAAGGAATGGTTCAAGCATTAGAGAACTTTGGAGTTACAAGTTTGATATTATCAGAATATCACGATAATGATGAAATCCCTTTAGAATGGTTTGTAACCTCTGGGATTATTCAACTTAGACATACAAGAATTGAAGACACTATGGAGAGAACAATCCAAGTCACCAAAATGAGAGGGATTAAACATAGTGAACAAATCCACCCAATTGATCTTAATTCGGATGGTCTGCAATTATTGCACCCGAGATTAATGCCGTGA
- a CDS encoding TIGR00300 family protein, which yields MSKFSQEIEVGGHLIDSSILTKIFDKIMDLKGEFQVQEIEIGKKKKDQSFARLLITGKNQKHLDEILETVYRLGAVSKIQQQITLKKSPKKYVMPDNFYSTTNNHTQVFHKGKWIPVENMMMDKCIVVKNNRAFCVPVRDVKKDDQIIVGEKGIKITPPERPREGVNVFEFMGSSSSSERPTQHIAKQVADDIYNTKKKGGKIVIVGGPAIVHTGADDSVSELIRLGYIDGVLAGNALAVHDIEYATLGTSLGMNVHDATLAYHGHRNHMDTINAVFKAGSIANMVKSKKLTKGIMYECVKNNVPFVLAGSIRDDGPLPDVITDVAEAQREYKKVLKDASMVIMISTMLHSIATGNMLPANVKVIVVDISQPTVTKLMDRGTWQALGIVSDVGAFLPLIAQQIRKKK from the coding sequence ATGAGCAAATTTTCTCAAGAAATTGAAGTTGGAGGCCATCTGATTGATTCTTCAATTTTGACTAAGATCTTTGATAAAATTATGGATTTGAAGGGAGAATTTCAAGTGCAGGAAATTGAAATTGGAAAAAAGAAAAAAGATCAATCATTTGCACGATTATTAATTACAGGAAAAAATCAAAAACATCTCGATGAAATTTTAGAGACAGTGTATAGATTAGGAGCAGTATCCAAAATTCAACAACAAATCACTTTGAAAAAATCCCCAAAAAAATATGTCATGCCAGATAATTTTTACAGTACAACAAATAACCACACTCAAGTTTTTCATAAAGGAAAGTGGATTCCAGTAGAAAACATGATGATGGACAAATGCATAGTTGTAAAAAATAATAGAGCATTTTGCGTCCCAGTTCGAGATGTAAAAAAAGATGATCAGATAATTGTAGGAGAGAAAGGCATCAAAATTACACCCCCAGAACGTCCAAGAGAAGGGGTAAATGTGTTTGAATTTATGGGAAGTTCTAGCTCTAGTGAAAGACCAACCCAGCACATTGCAAAACAAGTTGCAGATGACATTTACAATACAAAAAAGAAAGGAGGAAAAATTGTAATTGTTGGAGGTCCTGCCATTGTGCATACAGGGGCAGATGATTCGGTATCTGAATTAATTAGATTAGGATACATTGATGGTGTTTTGGCAGGTAATGCATTGGCAGTACATGATATTGAATATGCAACATTAGGCACTTCTTTAGGGATGAATGTACATGATGCAACATTGGCCTATCATGGACATAGAAATCACATGGATACAATCAATGCAGTATTCAAAGCAGGTTCAATTGCAAATATGGTGAAAAGTAAAAAACTAACCAAAGGAATAATGTATGAATGTGTTAAAAATAACGTTCCATTTGTTTTAGCAGGTTCAATTAGAGATGATGGTCCATTACCTGATGTAATTACAGATGTTGCAGAAGCTCAGCGTGAATACAAAAAAGTACTAAAAGATGCAAGTATGGTAATTATGATTTCTACAATGTTGCATTCTATTGCTACAGGAAACATGCTTCCAGCAAATGTCAAAGTAATCGTTGTGGATATCAGTCAACCAACTGTCACAAAACTTATGGATAGAGGTACATGGCAAGCTCTAGGAATTGTGTCTGATGTCGGGGCCTTTTTACCATTAATTGCACAACAAATTAGAAAAAAGAAATAA
- a CDS encoding hydrolase: MSETEKDELIDAQKQVIGILFEVIKRLQANNDLDEEYFKIISNGTKNDDRIKKIINERTENAKIVGRLLEQLET; encoded by the coding sequence ATGTCTGAAACTGAAAAGGATGAATTAATTGATGCTCAAAAACAAGTTATAGGAATATTATTTGAAGTAATCAAAAGATTACAAGCAAATAATGATCTCGATGAAGAGTATTTTAAAATAATTTCAAATGGCACAAAAAACGATGATCGAATTAAAAAAATAATTAACGAGAGAACAGAAAATGCAAAAATTGTCGGTAGGTTATTAGAGCAATTAGAGACTTAA
- a CDS encoding HD domain-containing protein: MILDFLKTVINLKKIPRQGWIDKLSIPHPESVADHTYSMAMMGMIISDLENYNFEKIIKMILLHDLAESKIGDYTPGQIDLVKKNEIENEAFLKILENLPVSIKSQYQIIWNEFQENNSPESQIVHQLDRLEMALQAKTYQNEGYSTEKLESFFESAKKDITHPKLKEIFRNIIENE, encoded by the coding sequence ATGATATTAGATTTTTTAAAAACTGTGATTAATTTGAAAAAAATCCCCCGACAAGGGTGGATTGATAAATTATCGATACCACACCCTGAATCTGTAGCAGATCATACATACTCTATGGCAATGATGGGTATGATTATATCTGATTTAGAAAATTATAATTTTGAAAAAATTATCAAAATGATATTACTTCATGATTTAGCTGAATCAAAAATAGGAGATTACACACCAGGTCAGATAGATTTGGTGAAAAAAAATGAAATAGAAAATGAGGCATTTTTAAAAATTTTAGAAAATTTACCTGTATCAATTAAATCACAATATCAGATTATTTGGAACGAATTTCAAGAAAATAATTCTCCTGAATCTCAAATAGTTCATCAACTTGATAGATTGGAGATGGCTCTACAAGCCAAAACATATCAAAATGAAGGTTATTCCACAGAAAAATTAGAATCCTTTTTTGAATCTGCAAAAAAAGATATCACACATCCAAAATTAAAAGAAATATTTAGAAATATCATCGAGAATGAATAG
- a CDS encoding cob(I)yrinic acid a,c-diamide adenosyltransferase, translating into MKIYTKTGDDGNTGLQGNYRIGKSHPRIISYGTVDEANAALGIVLANPLEGDIRNVLTKIQNDLFLVGADLSNPNLNDVKNRVSLEMVTNLEQYIDKFELELPPLTNFILPGGDPSAAQLHYVRTVVRRAESQTVLLSEKDEINSNCIKYLNRLSDLFFVMSRLINKRKNIDDIPWKI; encoded by the coding sequence ATGAAAATATACACCAAAACAGGTGATGATGGAAATACAGGTTTACAAGGAAATTATAGAATAGGTAAATCACATCCCAGAATTATTTCATATGGTACAGTAGATGAGGCAAATGCAGCACTTGGCATAGTTTTGGCAAATCCGCTAGAGGGTGACATACGTAATGTTTTAACTAAAATTCAAAATGACTTATTTTTAGTGGGGGCAGATCTTTCAAATCCCAATCTCAATGATGTAAAAAATAGAGTGTCTCTAGAAATGGTGACAAATTTAGAACAGTATATCGATAAATTTGAATTAGAATTGCCCCCTCTAACAAATTTCATTCTACCTGGAGGAGATCCATCTGCTGCACAATTACATTATGTCAGAACGGTCGTGAGAAGAGCAGAATCCCAAACTGTTCTACTTAGTGAAAAAGATGAAATTAACTCAAATTGTATAAAATACCTTAATCGTTTGTCTGATTTGTTTTTTGTCATGAGTCGTTTAATCAATAAGCGAAAAAACATAGACGATATTCCTTGGAAGATCTAA
- a CDS encoding Lrp/AsnC ligand binding domain-containing protein: MVRAIILVKSPKKLIAARLKKIAFVADSFPTSGQFDAVAIIDVKELVQIKEVANQIQKINGVDRTETMVEVQ, translated from the coding sequence ATGGTAAGAGCTATAATTTTGGTTAAATCTCCAAAAAAACTAATTGCTGCAAGATTAAAGAAAATTGCTTTTGTTGCTGATTCATTTCCAACTAGTGGGCAATTTGACGCAGTTGCGATAATTGATGTTAAAGAACTGGTTCAGATAAAAGAGGTTGCAAACCAAATTCAGAAAATCAACGGAGTTGATAGAACTGAAACTATGGTTGAAGTGCAATGA
- a CDS encoding VOC family protein produces MNIKKVGNVILAVTDIDKSLKFYHEIIGLPIKSQRRSWVDLGTTGALLSLHPASLTAKHIGSSIENGITIGFIVGDVKSAVEELKSKGVTIHRDVVEKDAGLNAVILDPDDYLISLFEPVFDDKDQQTGGYQGFTPA; encoded by the coding sequence GTGAACATCAAAAAAGTAGGAAATGTAATATTAGCTGTAACTGATATTGACAAATCCCTGAAATTTTACCATGAAATCATAGGGCTTCCAATAAAAAGTCAAAGAAGATCCTGGGTTGATTTGGGTACTACTGGTGCATTATTGAGTTTACATCCAGCATCACTAACTGCAAAACATATTGGCAGTTCTATAGAAAATGGAATTACTATAGGTTTCATTGTCGGTGATGTAAAATCCGCTGTTGAAGAATTAAAGTCAAAAGGTGTCACAATTCATCGTGATGTTGTTGAAAAAGATGCAGGACTAAATGCAGTAATTTTAGATCCTGATGACTATCTAATTTCTTTATTTGAACCTGTATTTGATGATAAAGATCAACAGACAGGCGGATACCAAGGATTTACGCCAGCTTAG